A window of Platichthys flesus chromosome 23, fPlaFle2.1, whole genome shotgun sequence contains these coding sequences:
- the tmbim4 gene encoding protein lifeguard 4, protein MSAEKYPRSSIEDDFNYGTNVATASVQIRMDFLRKVYSLLSLQIILTTATSALFMFSQPIKDFVHASPAVVLVSALGSLVILVALAVYRHKHPVNLYLLLVFTLLEAVSVATAVTFYEYSTVLQALCLTCAVFVGLTVYTFQSKRDFSKLGAGLFACLWILLIAGFMRFFFNSDSTELLMSAAGALVFCGFIIYDTFMLMKQLSPEEHILASINLYLDIVNLFLHILRLLDSMKKH, encoded by the exons ATGAGTGCCGAAAAGTACCCCCGGTCTTCTATTGAAGACGACTTCAACTATGGCACCAACGTTGCTACAGCGAGTGTCCAGATACGAATGG ACTTCCTGAGGAAGGTGTACAGCCTCCTGAGCTTGCAGATCATTCTGACCACGGCCACCTCCGCTCTCTTCATGTTCTCCCAACCCATCAAGGACTTCGTCCACGCCAG TCCTGCGGTGGTTCTGGTTTCGGCTCTGGGCTCTCTGGTTATCCTGGTGGCCCTGGCCGTGTACAGGCACAAACATCCAGTCAACCTCTAcctgctgcttgtgttt ACCCTGCTGGAGGCGGTTTCTGTGGCCACAGCCG TGACCTTCTATGAGTACTCCACTGTGCTGCAAGCTTTGTGCCTGACCTGCGCTGTGTTTGTTGGACTGACAGTCTACACCTTCCAGTCCAAGAGAGACTTCAGCAAATTGGGAGCTGG CCTGTTCGCCTGCCTGTGGATCCTCCTCATCGCAGGCTTCATGAGG TTCTTCTTCAACAGCGACAGCACCGAGCTGTTAATGTCCGCTGCCGGGGCTCTGGTCTTCTGCGGCTTCATCATCTACGACACCTTCATGCTAATGAAGCAGCTCTCCCCTGAGGAGCACATCCTGGCCTCCATCAACCTCTACCTGGACATCGTCAACCTCTTCCTGCACATCCTGCGTCTCCTCGACTCCATGAAGAAGCACTAA
- the LOC133948644 gene encoding beta-2-microglobulin-like, producing MKFVLCLAALTAVYCCVDSTYSPPKVDVYSTEKGKYGEGNTLICNVRNFHPPDITIELLKDGQEIFGSDQTDLSFKQNWQFHLMKSVPFTPDDGHKYSCKITHISNVKHYVWEPNM from the exons ATGAAGTTTGTCCTGTGCCTGGCGGCTCTGACTGCCGTCTACTGCTGCGTGGACTCCACATACA GTCCACCCAAGGTTGACGTGTACAGCACTGAAAAGGGAAAGTATGGAGAAGGCAACACCCTGATCTGCAACGTGAGGAACTTCCACCCTCCCGACATCACCATCGAGCTGCTGAAGGACGGACAGGAGATCTTTGGCTCTGATCAGACCGACCTGTCCTTCAAACAGAACTGGCAGTTTCATCTGATGAAGAGCGTGCCCTTCACTCCTGACGATGGGCACAAGTACAGCTGCAAGATCACCCACATCAGCAACGTTAAACATTACGTCTGGG aGCCAAACATGTAA
- the LOC133948673 gene encoding beta-2-microglobulin-like: MQAFVFILLSVLICCSLAKDAQPKVQVYTRVQEEIGKDNILICHVTCFYPPLITIDLLKNGEEIPKANQTELGFEANWNYHLTKSVAVTLTKEDKFVCRVKHLGKTKDHFLELGL, encoded by the exons ATGCAGGCGTTTGTCTTTATTCTTCTTTCAGTTCTGATCTGCTGTTCGCTGGCCAAGGATG CACAACCCAAGGTCCAGGTGTACACCCGTGTGCAAGAAGAGATCGGGAAAGACAACATCTTAATCTGCCACGTGACTTGCTTCTACCCGCCACTGATCACCATTGATCTGCTGAAGAATGGAGAGGAAATTCCGAAAGCCAATCAGACGGAGCTGGGTTTCGAGGCCAACTGGAACTACCACCTGACCAAATCTGTGGCCGTCACCCTCACCAAAGAAGACAAGTTCGTTTGCAGAGTGAAACACTTGGGGAAGACCAAAGATCACTTTTTGG AGCTTGGCCTGTAA